In Meriones unguiculatus strain TT.TT164.6M chromosome 17, Bangor_MerUng_6.1, whole genome shotgun sequence, a single window of DNA contains:
- the LOC110543715 gene encoding keratin-associated protein 13-1-like has translation MAYSCCSGNYSSRSFGRCLPSSGSSCGSSYPSNLVYTTTSCSPSTCQLGSSLSSGCQETCFEPTSCQRSCVVSRPCQMPCYYPRSCTPCSPCQGTYSGSLGFGSSSCCSLGYGSRSCYSRGCGSSGFRSLGYGSRLYYPAFLASTSFQPSYGSIW, from the coding sequence ATGGCCTACAGCTGCTGCTCTGGAAACTACTCCTCCCGCTCCTTTGGGCGCTGCCTGCCCTCCTCAGGTTCCTCCTGTGGCTCTTCCTACCCCAGCAACCTGGTCTACACCACCACCAGCTGCTCTCCCAGCACCTGCCAGCTGGGCTCCTCTCTCAGCAGTGGCTGTCAGGAGACCTGCTTTGAGCCCACTAGCTGCCAGAGGTCCTGTGTGGTGTCCAGGCCCTGCCAGATGCCCTGCTACTACCCCAGGAGCTGCACACCCTGCAGTCCCTGCCAGGGGACATATTCTGGGTCTCTGGGCTTTGGTTCCAGCAGCTGCTGTTCCCTGGGCTATGGATCTAGGAGCTGCTACTCCAGGGGCTGTGGATCCAGTGGCTTCAGATCTCTGGGTTATGGTTCTAGACTCTACTACCCAGCATTCTTAGCTTCTACATCATTTCAACCTTCTTATGGATCAATCTGGTAG